TGAGGCGGGTTTAACGATTGTTGAATCTTTGATGGCAATCATCGTCGTAGGTTTGATGATTACCTTGATAGCTCCGGTGGTGGCTCTTTCTGTCGCTAACCGGGCGCAGGCGAAGCGTAAGGAAATTGCGATTAATGCAGTTAAATCTTATATCGATGTTGTGCGTACTGATGAAGATTTAGAGGGAAATCCTTATCCCTATTCGCCACCAATTTCAACCAATACACTTACTGATGTTCCTGCTCCGAGTACCAACGAATTAACTGGTGATTGCACGATCGCTGGGGGAATTTGTAAGAACCCGCCAAACGATTATGCACTTTATTGTGTCGATGGCAATGGTGACAACCAGTGTACCACTGATAATTGGGTAGATGCGATCGTCCAAGCTGCTGGATCGGTGGGAAATATCGAGGGACAGAGCAATATTACCAATCCCGAACCCGAAGATGGTTATCAGTTGCTGGTGCGTGTCTACAGAGCAGATGCTTTCGCCGAACAGGGAACTCTAGAAGCAGATAACACAGCAAGTAGTTTTGCTACGGGAATCAGGAAAAATGCACCCCAAGAAGTAGCAATCACTGAGATTCTTACCTCAGAAACTAGCTACTCAAGTTTGTGCGAGCGCATAAACATAGAAAGAGAAGGTAAGTGCGCGCTCGGTGGTGAGGAGGAAGAATAGTGAGTTAACTACCCCACCTTGACAAGTTGGGGTGGGGTAGAGCAAAAACTAGAAGCCGAAAAGCAAGAGTTGAAGGAAAGAAAATGACAACAATCAAATTTTTGCTGGTAGCGTGGCTGAAGCGCTCCTCAAAAGCAACAAAAACTGGCGGTTTCACCCTTATCGAATTGTTAATTGCGATCGTCATGGCAGTGCTAATTATTACACCCTTAATGGGAGTAGCGATTAGCATCTTGGATACTAACCGTAAAGAGCAAGCACAGGTAACTTCCGAGCAAGAAGTCCAAGCAGGATTAGATTATATTGCACGAGATTTACAGCAAGCAATATACATTTATGATGCAGATGGAGTCGCCGCAATTCGAGATCAAATCCCGACCGATGACGACCAAGAACCAGTTTTGGTATTTTGGAAACGTAAAGTAGTTCCCGATTCGCTTCCTTATGGTCGTGATGCTAATGAATGCTGTAACGATGCTTATGTTTATTCGTTAGTAGTCTACTATTTAATCAAAGATAACAACCAAACTTGGTCGAATACAGCCCGGATTGCGAGATTTGAAGTTTCTGATGGGGTAATAGATCCTTTTAGCGATCCCGACGATCCTGAATATCTGGACGATTATCCCAAAGATGAAGGCTTTGCTTCCTTTAACCTAAATGAATTTGGCGACATAGCGCTGAATATGAATAATTGGCAGAATGGTGGCAATTTCGAGAATCCAACTATGGTACTAATCGATTATGTGGACGATACCACGATCGCCCAAAATAGCGATGTTCCCCAGGAAGCTTGTCCCGCTAACGATCCTAACGATGAAAACGATGGTAACTGGCAACAAGTTCCTGACTACGATGCAGCAGAAGTAGAAAATAAATTTAAGACTTATAGTTTTTATAGCTGTATTTCTAGTTCTCGAAACATCGCTAAAGTATTTATTCGCGGCAATGCACTTGCTCGCATTCAACAAAATAATTATGATTTTCAGGCAAACAGAACTTCTTCTTATCCAAAAGCAAGAGTAGAAGTGAGAGGAACTGGAAAGTTAAGAGGACAATAAAGCTGATTTAGGGCTAAAAAAATTAGAGGGGAAAGGAATTATGTTAGCTGTGAGAAAAAGGATACAGCAGTTAAAACAGCAAGCTAACCGAGTTGAGAATTTATCTGCTGCTAGCGATCGCGGTTTCACAATGATCGAATTAATGGCAGTGGTGATTATGGTTGGCATTTTAGCAGCGATCGCCGGTCCGAGTTGGATTAGCTTTATGAACCAACAAAAGCTGAATACTGCTAAAGACCGAGTTTTTTGGGCAATGCAAGAAGCTCAAAGCAATGCTAAACGCGATAAAGAACGTTGGCAAGTTAGCTTAAAAAATAGTAATAACGATGTTTTGTTATATACAGTTCACTCAGCAGTTTTTCTCGACGGTAAC
This genomic interval from Oscillatoria salina IIICB1 contains the following:
- the hpsB gene encoding hormogonium polysaccharide secretion pseudopilin HpsB, with the translated sequence MHKAKLKQKYVQSSEAGLTIVESLMAIIVVGLMITLIAPVVALSVANRAQAKRKEIAINAVKSYIDVVRTDEDLEGNPYPYSPPISTNTLTDVPAPSTNELTGDCTIAGGICKNPPNDYALYCVDGNGDNQCTTDNWVDAIVQAAGSVGNIEGQSNITNPEPEDGYQLLVRVYRADAFAEQGTLEADNTASSFATGIRKNAPQEVAITEILTSETSYSSLCERINIEREGKCALGGEEEE
- the hpsC gene encoding hormogonium polysaccharide secretion pseudopilin HpsC → MTTIKFLLVAWLKRSSKATKTGGFTLIELLIAIVMAVLIITPLMGVAISILDTNRKEQAQVTSEQEVQAGLDYIARDLQQAIYIYDADGVAAIRDQIPTDDDQEPVLVFWKRKVVPDSLPYGRDANECCNDAYVYSLVVYYLIKDNNQTWSNTARIARFEVSDGVIDPFSDPDDPEYLDDYPKDEGFASFNLNEFGDIALNMNNWQNGGNFENPTMVLIDYVDDTTIAQNSDVPQEACPANDPNDENDGNWQQVPDYDAAEVENKFKTYSFYSCISSSRNIAKVFIRGNALARIQQNNYDFQANRTSSYPKARVEVRGTGKLRGQ
- a CDS encoding pilus assembly FimT family protein codes for the protein MLAVRKRIQQLKQQANRVENLSAASDRGFTMIELMAVVIMVGILAAIAGPSWISFMNQQKLNTAKDRVFWAMQEAQSNAKRDKERWQVSLKNSNNDVLLYTVHSAVFLDGNGNPTECPDDDFDWQVANQNIKIDSANTNLPSNGSNCWRAQFDYEGLPIDADSTIGENGNYANTENNDNGKITLTLNNGNESKKSCVIVETLIGALRSDRNQGCE